A genomic window from Algoriphagus sp. Y33 includes:
- a CDS encoding PKD domain-containing protein, with product MLTKNLRLIKTLLFFLILLSTTVSYGQTNDPDFIEICEGEPVSIRPKQNQAGALYTWYHDPAGTEEIVSEIVDGVEFQIESDGALTITGLVYESTANTYLQASTYNYYVGISDRDIPASLEHIKVRVFDVPELSTTRPSALCDPNGSVDLSNSIVDFDTETFDYQVLDPLGRPIPIDEIYHQTENGVYLVKSSYKDFNCWSETKGIDVTIAEEILETSFNYEMDLGNGDMLVNDTIQVLQEINFIDMSLWDGIAWHWDFGDGSISNLKNPQHTYAKKGNYTVALSVTNSIGCIYSYERTVVVRDDYRIIFPNAFTPSKAKNRYFRPYYIGFSSIEFYVFNTWGELIFEDNSLETQGWDGSWLGKEAPNGNYVYKAIFYTSSGRRIEKSGLFLLIK from the coding sequence TTGTTAACAAAAAATCTTCGACTTATTAAAACTCTTCTTTTTTTTTTAATCTTACTTTCGACAACTGTTTCATATGGACAAACGAACGACCCTGATTTTATAGAAATCTGCGAAGGTGAGCCTGTTTCTATTAGACCCAAACAAAATCAGGCGGGAGCTTTATATACTTGGTATCATGATCCAGCAGGCACAGAAGAAATTGTCTCGGAAATTGTAGATGGAGTGGAATTTCAAATTGAAAGTGATGGAGCGCTTACAATTACTGGGTTAGTCTATGAATCTACGGCAAATACCTATCTTCAAGCCTCTACATATAACTATTATGTGGGAATATCCGATCGGGATATACCAGCTTCATTAGAACACATCAAAGTCAGAGTTTTTGATGTTCCCGAACTAAGTACTACGAGGCCGTCAGCACTTTGCGACCCTAACGGTTCTGTGGATTTGAGTAATTCCATAGTTGATTTTGACACGGAAACTTTTGACTATCAGGTTTTGGATCCTCTAGGAAGACCAATACCTATCGACGAGATCTATCATCAAACTGAAAACGGCGTATACTTGGTTAAAAGTAGTTACAAGGATTTCAATTGCTGGTCGGAGACTAAAGGCATTGATGTAACGATCGCGGAGGAGATATTGGAAACGAGCTTTAATTATGAAATGGACCTGGGGAATGGTGACATGCTTGTAAATGACACCATTCAGGTTCTTCAGGAGATTAATTTCATAGATATGTCCCTATGGGATGGCATAGCGTGGCATTGGGATTTCGGAGATGGGAGTATAAGTAATCTTAAGAACCCACAACATACTTATGCTAAAAAAGGGAATTATACGGTAGCCTTGAGTGTCACAAATAGTATTGGTTGTATATACTCTTATGAGCGAACGGTGGTAGTAAGGGATGATTACAGGATTATCTTCCCCAATGCATTTACTCCTTCTAAGGCAAAGAACCGCTATTTTAGACCTTATTATATAGGTTTTTCCTCCATCGAATTCTATGTGTTTAACACGTGGGGGGAGTTGATTTTTGAAGACAATTCATTGGAAACTCAGGGATGGGATGGTTCATGGCTGGGAAAAGAGGCACCAAATGGGAACTATGTTTATAAAGCCATTTTCTATACAAGTTCTGGCCGGAGAATTGAAAAATCAGGTTTATTTCTTTTGATTAAGTAG
- a CDS encoding type IX secretion system membrane protein PorP/SprF: MFRRIIGVFIILGAICCIFSNVIAQDTQYSQFYAAPLYLNPALTGASELTRVGVNYRNQWPGLDQSFNSYSAYIDHYIFDYNSGIGLIFNSNKESLANLSTNEIGLSYAYRLKLSENMFFRIGGMVSYMQRDAFFSDLVFGTQIDIINGTIGGISDELDGIPIDSRYSFMDYSAGGMFYSNKIWLGASVHHLSEPNTSFVEGQISKLPMKFSAQGGIKFDLPPGRRDYFTHAYAERTLSFAFNYKQQDPFNQLDVGTQLYVSPLVLGVWYRGLPTKNNLPNNEAVIGLVGVSLENGLDIGYSYDVTISKLGLKNSGGAHEISLTYTFLWGDEKSRNQKSKVIPCFKY; the protein is encoded by the coding sequence ATGTTTAGGAGAATAATTGGCGTATTTATTATTTTAGGGGCTATTTGTTGCATTTTTTCCAATGTAATAGCTCAGGATACCCAGTACTCTCAATTCTATGCCGCTCCCTTGTATCTAAATCCCGCATTGACCGGCGCCAGCGAGCTTACCCGTGTAGGTGTCAACTACCGAAATCAATGGCCGGGACTGGATCAGAGCTTCAATTCCTATTCAGCCTACATTGATCATTATATTTTTGATTACAACAGCGGTATAGGATTGATTTTCAACAGCAACAAGGAAAGTTTGGCAAATCTCTCCACCAATGAAATCGGACTCTCTTATGCTTATCGGTTGAAATTGAGTGAAAACATGTTTTTCCGGATTGGAGGTATGGTCAGCTATATGCAGCGGGATGCATTCTTTTCAGATTTGGTGTTTGGAACCCAGATTGACATCATCAATGGCACTATAGGAGGCATATCAGATGAACTCGATGGAATCCCGATAGATAGCCGTTACAGTTTTATGGATTACAGTGCAGGAGGTATGTTTTACTCCAATAAAATCTGGTTAGGAGCATCGGTCCATCACCTGTCAGAACCTAATACGTCATTTGTAGAGGGTCAGATCTCTAAGCTCCCGATGAAATTTTCTGCCCAGGGTGGTATAAAATTTGATTTGCCGCCAGGCCGCAGAGATTATTTCACACATGCATATGCAGAGCGCACCCTTTCGTTTGCTTTCAATTACAAGCAGCAAGACCCGTTCAATCAACTGGACGTGGGGACACAATTGTACGTGAGCCCGTTGGTGTTGGGAGTGTGGTATAGAGGACTTCCTACCAAAAACAACCTGCCTAATAATGAGGCTGTCATAGGATTGGTAGGGGTGTCCTTGGAAAATGGCCTTGACATAGGTTATTCTTATGATGTAACTATTTCAAAATTAGGCTTAAAAAATAGTGGGGGTGCACATGAGATTTCGCTTACCTATACTTTTTTGTGGGGAGATGAGAAGAGCAGAAACCAAAAATCTAAAGTTATCCCTTGTTTCAAATACTAA
- the lysA gene encoding diaminopimelate decarboxylase — MSASQHPTQLQGVSLESIAQEFGTPVYVYDGEKIVNQIKSLQSVFASVPLKIKYATKALSNINILKLVKRAGEGVDAVSIEEVMICMQAGFTASEIMYTPSGVNFREVKKAVELGVMINLDSIPLLEEFGTAYGNTKPACIRINPHIMAGGNAKISVGHIQSKFGISIQQLPEILEVVEKFNLKIKGLHIHTGSDILDAEVFLKGGNVLFEAAMNFPDLTFLDFGGGFKVAYKSGDPATDIVEVGTKVSAAFNEFCEQYGRKLELWLEPGKFLVSESGYLIVESNVVKRTPQITFVGVDSGLNHLIRPMMYEAFHDVYNLSNPEGDLMPYNVVGYICETDTLAKDRMLATVSQGDLLVFKNAGAYGFSMSSNYNSRLRPAEVLVWKGKAQLIRKQEVFEDLIKNQVILDI, encoded by the coding sequence ATGTCAGCATCTCAACATCCTACTCAACTCCAGGGAGTAAGCTTAGAATCCATCGCCCAAGAATTCGGCACGCCCGTATATGTATACGATGGGGAAAAGATCGTGAATCAAATCAAATCTCTTCAATCCGTATTCGCCTCCGTTCCTCTGAAAATCAAATATGCCACCAAAGCGCTTTCCAATATCAATATATTGAAACTGGTAAAGAGGGCGGGAGAAGGTGTAGATGCTGTCTCTATAGAAGAAGTGATGATTTGCATGCAAGCAGGATTTACAGCATCAGAAATCATGTATACACCAAGTGGAGTGAATTTCCGAGAGGTAAAAAAAGCAGTCGAATTGGGAGTCATGATTAATCTGGATAGCATCCCGCTATTGGAAGAGTTTGGAACCGCCTATGGCAATACTAAACCGGCTTGTATCAGGATCAATCCACACATTATGGCCGGAGGAAATGCTAAAATTTCTGTTGGCCATATTCAAAGCAAATTTGGGATTTCTATTCAGCAGCTTCCCGAAATATTGGAAGTGGTGGAGAAATTCAATCTTAAGATAAAGGGGCTTCATATCCATACCGGCTCTGATATTCTGGATGCTGAAGTGTTCTTAAAGGGGGGGAATGTACTCTTTGAGGCAGCAATGAACTTCCCTGATCTTACCTTTTTGGATTTTGGCGGAGGCTTCAAAGTTGCCTATAAGTCCGGTGATCCAGCGACGGATATCGTAGAAGTGGGGACAAAAGTGTCTGCGGCATTCAATGAGTTTTGTGAGCAATACGGACGTAAATTGGAGCTGTGGCTCGAGCCGGGCAAGTTTCTGGTAAGCGAGTCTGGATATTTGATTGTGGAATCAAATGTGGTGAAGAGAACTCCCCAAATTACCTTTGTGGGAGTTGATTCAGGATTGAATCACCTGATCAGGCCTATGATGTATGAGGCATTCCATGATGTATATAATTTAAGTAATCCTGAAGGAGATTTAATGCCGTATAATGTAGTAGGCTATATCTGCGAAACAGACACACTGGCCAAAGACCGGATGCTTGCGACGGTTTCACAAGGAGATCTTCTTGTATTCAAAAATGCCGGAGCCTATGGTTTCAGTATGTCTTCCAATTACAATTCCCGGTTGCGTCCTGCCGAGGTATTGGTGTGGAAAGGTAAAGCACAACTTATTAGAAAACAGGAAGTATTTGAGGATTTGATTAAAAATCAAGTCATATTGGATATTTAA
- a CDS encoding HAMP domain-containing sensor histidine kinase, giving the protein MSKSNIILIVVLMSLASFGLMGFQLYWVSNAIRINGERFEQNVYQALSGTVEQLEKGETSAAFYSYIMQDSIISRSLFEKIDPIDFDLTVNSRRISISRPSLVDSFFQEPAPRVSQTFRRILESRGVDMNQLEELDAFFAYMTPDLASKMFTPDEMEILLQEKERQLQYLSRRENSSQQQAATISESIVEVRPEFNISEDALEKVYRTNIKIEFINKALEEITAGQQAILDRLDTAKVRRLLKGYLLEKNISEDFELGLIRDDGLLLPIGPVKQQFVLSQKGLQARLFPNDIFGKENYLTIYFPKKNTHVIREVWLPISSSILFMAVIISCFIYAIKVIIRQKALSDTKNDFINNMTHEFKTPLATVSLAVEALQDPELSSQDKFRSRYLGIIKDENKRLVSQVENVLQAAALDKKDFKLKIETLNLTEILENTVDHFGLQVEKKGGQISLVNELSDPIIEGDHFHLTHIFNNLLDNANKYSPENPMISIEAKDDASQIFITIKDEGIGMNKDAQRKIFDKFYRVPTGNVHDVKGFGLGLSYVKAMLEAHKGGIQVSSELGKGSSFTINLPKKQ; this is encoded by the coding sequence ATGTCGAAAAGTAATATCATTCTAATCGTTGTATTGATGTCTCTGGCGAGCTTTGGCCTAATGGGATTCCAACTGTATTGGGTGAGCAATGCAATCCGAATAAATGGAGAGCGCTTTGAGCAAAATGTATATCAGGCACTTTCAGGCACTGTCGAACAATTGGAGAAAGGGGAAACTTCGGCAGCTTTTTATAGCTATATAATGCAGGATTCTATCATTAGCAGATCCCTCTTCGAAAAAATTGACCCAATAGATTTTGATCTTACGGTAAACTCCAGGCGGATTTCCATATCCAGGCCTTCGCTGGTAGATTCGTTCTTTCAAGAGCCCGCCCCGAGAGTTAGCCAGACTTTTCGGAGAATCCTTGAATCAAGGGGAGTGGATATGAATCAACTTGAGGAACTTGATGCTTTTTTTGCCTACATGACTCCGGATTTGGCATCTAAAATGTTTACTCCGGATGAAATGGAAATTTTACTTCAAGAAAAGGAACGTCAGCTCCAGTATTTGAGTAGACGTGAAAATTCATCCCAACAGCAAGCTGCCACGATAAGTGAATCTATCGTAGAGGTCCGTCCAGAGTTCAACATCAGTGAAGATGCCTTGGAAAAGGTATATAGAACAAACATTAAAATTGAGTTTATTAACAAGGCTCTGGAAGAGATCACCGCAGGTCAGCAGGCAATATTGGACAGACTGGATACGGCAAAAGTAAGGAGGCTGTTGAAGGGATACTTGCTGGAAAAAAATATCTCTGAGGATTTTGAATTGGGACTGATCAGGGATGATGGTTTATTGCTGCCTATAGGGCCAGTCAAACAGCAGTTTGTCTTAAGCCAGAAGGGACTTCAGGCTAGACTTTTCCCTAATGACATCTTCGGAAAAGAAAACTACTTGACAATCTATTTTCCCAAGAAGAACACACATGTGATTCGCGAAGTCTGGCTTCCTATATCAAGTTCTATCCTTTTCATGGCAGTAATTATTTCTTGTTTCATCTATGCTATCAAGGTAATTATCCGTCAAAAAGCACTTTCGGACACTAAGAATGATTTCATCAATAATATGACGCATGAATTCAAGACCCCTCTAGCTACCGTAAGTCTGGCCGTAGAAGCACTCCAAGATCCAGAATTGTCCAGTCAGGACAAATTTCGTTCTAGGTATTTGGGCATCATCAAAGATGAAAACAAGCGACTGGTATCGCAAGTGGAAAACGTTCTTCAAGCTGCTGCGTTGGATAAGAAGGATTTCAAACTGAAAATAGAGACGCTGAATCTAACGGAGATTCTGGAGAATACCGTTGATCATTTTGGGCTTCAGGTTGAGAAAAAAGGAGGTCAGATCTCTCTGGTCAATGAACTGTCAGACCCGATAATTGAGGGAGATCACTTTCACCTTACCCATATTTTCAACAACCTGCTGGACAATGCAAATAAATACTCGCCGGAAAATCCAATGATCAGTATTGAGGCTAAAGATGATGCATCACAGATCTTCATCACTATAAAGGATGAAGGAATTGGAATGAACAAAGATGCACAGAGGAAAATTTTTGATAAATTCTACCGGGTTCCTACGGGAAATGTACACGATGTCAAAGGCTTCGGCTTAGGATTATCTTATGTGAAAGCCATGCTGGAAGCACATAAGGGAGGAATTCAAGTAAGCAGCGAACTTGGAAAAGGAAGCTCATTCACCATTAACTTACCAAAGAAACAATGA
- a CDS encoding response regulator transcription factor, giving the protein MSKAKLLVVEDDPNLGDILQEYLEMKGYEPTLCRDGEEGWNKFKKGKFDLCLLDIMMPKKDGFTLAKEIKKVEETLPILFLTAKNQKDDIIEGLKIGADDYLTKPFSMEELLLRVNAILRRTHKNEEVNPLKVYSFGGFVLHYDEQFLDGPKGRHKLTSKENELIRLLASEINNLVNRSHALKQIWGDDSYFNARSMDVYLSKIRKLLKDDPKVQIITVHGEGFKLIVSEG; this is encoded by the coding sequence ATGAGTAAAGCGAAATTATTAGTGGTCGAAGACGATCCAAACCTGGGAGATATCCTACAGGAATATTTGGAAATGAAAGGGTATGAACCTACGCTTTGCCGTGATGGTGAAGAAGGTTGGAACAAGTTCAAGAAGGGAAAGTTTGATCTTTGCCTACTTGACATTATGATGCCGAAAAAAGATGGATTCACTCTGGCGAAGGAAATCAAGAAAGTGGAGGAAACTCTTCCCATACTCTTCCTTACTGCAAAAAATCAAAAGGACGACATCATTGAAGGCCTCAAAATAGGTGCAGACGATTACCTCACCAAGCCTTTCAGCATGGAGGAATTGCTGCTTCGTGTAAATGCCATCCTTCGTAGAACTCATAAAAATGAAGAGGTAAATCCGCTAAAGGTGTATTCATTTGGCGGCTTTGTACTCCACTACGATGAGCAATTCCTGGATGGGCCAAAGGGGCGTCACAAACTGACTTCCAAAGAAAATGAACTTATCCGTCTGCTGGCTTCTGAGATAAACAACCTCGTGAACAGAAGTCATGCGCTTAAGCAGATCTGGGGCGACGACAGTTACTTCAATGCGCGGAGCATGGATGTATACCTGAGCAAAATCCGTAAACTGTTAAAAGACGATCCAAAAGTACAAATCATAACTGTTCACGGTGAAGGTTTTAAGCTGATCGTGAGCGAGGGATGA
- a CDS encoding dipeptide epimerase, with product MDISYQVVDLPLKHTFTIAHQSRDVQDTLIVKLQDGAYYGLGESTTNPFYGMTITNMMESLEKFRPIVEKAEWKTPEELWDLGREIFKDNPFAQCALDMAVWDIYAKKKSRKLYELLGLNPSDIPITNFTVGIDTVEKMVTKMKEVHWPIYKIKLGTSDDLAIIRELRKHTDAVFRIDANCAWNAEQAIAYSVELKKLGVEFMEQPLGKDDLEGMKEVFKHSKLPVIADESCIVEADVKKCHGLFHGINVKLVKAGGITPGLRMIHEAKKLGMKTMVGCMTESSVGITAIAHIAPLLDYVDMDGAMLLSHDPAKGIVITPEKVIFPEGNGIGAELV from the coding sequence ATGGACATATCTTATCAAGTGGTAGATCTTCCGCTAAAACATACATTCACTATCGCCCATCAAAGCAGGGATGTGCAAGATACCCTCATCGTAAAACTGCAAGATGGCGCATATTACGGATTGGGTGAATCTACGACAAATCCTTTTTACGGAATGACCATTACCAATATGATGGAAAGTTTGGAGAAATTTAGGCCTATCGTGGAAAAAGCTGAGTGGAAAACCCCGGAGGAGCTTTGGGATCTTGGGAGGGAAATTTTTAAAGACAATCCTTTTGCCCAGTGCGCACTGGATATGGCGGTTTGGGATATTTATGCAAAAAAGAAGAGCCGGAAACTATACGAACTGCTGGGGCTGAACCCTTCCGATATCCCAATTACCAACTTTACAGTCGGCATAGATACTGTCGAAAAGATGGTCACAAAGATGAAAGAAGTTCACTGGCCGATCTACAAGATTAAATTGGGTACTTCGGATGATTTGGCGATTATCCGTGAGCTCAGAAAGCATACGGACGCAGTTTTCAGAATTGATGCAAACTGTGCTTGGAATGCGGAGCAAGCCATAGCCTATTCTGTAGAGCTGAAAAAGCTGGGAGTGGAATTTATGGAGCAGCCGCTGGGAAAGGATGATCTGGAAGGAATGAAGGAAGTATTCAAGCATAGCAAACTTCCGGTGATCGCAGATGAGAGCTGTATAGTAGAAGCTGACGTGAAGAAATGTCATGGGCTTTTCCACGGAATCAACGTGAAACTGGTAAAAGCCGGAGGAATCACTCCCGGACTGAGAATGATCCATGAGGCAAAGAAGCTCGGAATGAAAACCATGGTGGGCTGCATGACCGAATCTTCTGTAGGAATCACGGCAATCGCGCATATAGCACCCCTGTTGGATTATGTAGATATGGATGGAGCGATGCTACTCTCCCACGATCCTGCTAAGGGGATTGTAATCACACCTGAAAAAGTAATTTTCCCTGAAGGAAATGGAATCGGAGCGGAATTGGTGTAA
- a CDS encoding M14 family zinc carboxypeptidase, with amino-acid sequence MKASFNLSNSLFLLFLIFTFSCKTAKVSAPEVTATVAALESAYFQFKEPAITHRRFRHADLQPLIQKHSAAFRITTLGESVEGRSISSLDWGTGKTKVMLWSQMHGNESTATMSLFDLFNFLEASGDEYDELRDLLKSKLDLRFIPMINPDGAEVFKRRNALDIDLNRDAISQISPEAVILKGARDDFEPKFGFNLHDQQVYYNVSGTPKQATISVLAPAYNYETDVNEVRKRAMQTIVGMNQILQEVVPGNVGKYDDGFEPRAFGDNMTKWGTSTILIESGGHPNDPEKQYIRQLNFMIILNALEQIATRSYGQYTTEQYFAIPDNGFQLVDLLINEIRIPVNGKYYPVDLAIRRRESSAGGSYFVTGSVDDLGDMQVYFGLEEFDATGLNYAEGKVFETAFESLDNIDGAKAMELLKQGYLAVKVNKGAKGDLHQLPILVLQSTDNFSAGWRTGESTNFFLEKDGVRKYAVVNGYLIDLENPKEQEFMQRVY; translated from the coding sequence ATGAAAGCCAGTTTTAACCTTTCGAACAGCTTGTTTTTGCTGTTTTTAATTTTCACTTTTAGTTGTAAAACAGCAAAAGTCTCAGCACCTGAAGTCACGGCTACTGTAGCGGCACTTGAATCAGCCTATTTCCAGTTCAAGGAACCTGCTATCACACACAGGAGATTCAGGCATGCCGACCTTCAGCCTTTGATTCAGAAGCATTCGGCTGCTTTTAGGATCACCACACTTGGGGAATCGGTGGAGGGAAGAAGTATTTCCAGTTTGGATTGGGGAACTGGCAAAACCAAGGTGATGCTATGGTCCCAGATGCATGGAAATGAAAGTACGGCCACGATGTCACTTTTCGACTTATTTAATTTTCTGGAAGCAAGTGGGGATGAATACGATGAACTACGGGATCTGTTGAAATCAAAGCTGGACCTGAGGTTTATCCCAATGATCAATCCTGATGGAGCAGAAGTATTCAAAAGAAGGAACGCTCTAGATATTGATTTGAATCGGGATGCTATTTCGCAGATTTCGCCGGAAGCTGTGATCTTAAAAGGAGCTAGGGATGATTTTGAGCCTAAATTTGGCTTTAATCTCCACGATCAGCAGGTCTATTACAATGTATCCGGCACCCCAAAACAAGCAACTATTTCCGTTTTGGCACCGGCATACAATTATGAAACGGACGTAAATGAAGTACGGAAGAGAGCAATGCAGACGATCGTGGGGATGAATCAGATACTCCAAGAAGTAGTACCGGGTAATGTGGGAAAATATGACGACGGATTTGAACCCAGAGCTTTTGGAGACAATATGACCAAGTGGGGGACAAGCACCATTTTGATCGAATCGGGTGGGCATCCCAATGATCCGGAAAAGCAATACATCCGTCAACTGAATTTTATGATTATTCTCAATGCTCTTGAACAAATCGCTACCCGAAGCTACGGGCAATACACAACAGAACAATATTTTGCCATTCCAGACAATGGCTTTCAATTGGTTGACTTGCTTATCAATGAAATCCGGATTCCTGTCAATGGGAAGTACTATCCTGTAGATCTGGCAATCAGAAGGCGGGAGAGCAGCGCAGGAGGCTCCTATTTTGTAACCGGATCGGTAGATGATTTGGGTGATATGCAGGTGTACTTTGGGTTAGAAGAATTTGATGCTACCGGACTGAACTATGCCGAAGGAAAAGTCTTTGAAACTGCATTTGAATCTTTGGATAACATTGACGGGGCCAAGGCAATGGAATTATTAAAGCAAGGGTATTTGGCAGTGAAAGTCAATAAAGGAGCTAAAGGCGATCTGCATCAGTTGCCCATCTTGGTTTTGCAAAGCACAGATAATTTCTCTGCAGGTTGGAGAACAGGAGAGTCCACTAATTTCTTTTTGGAGAAAGACGGAGTGAGAAAATACGCTGTTGTAAATGGTTATTTGATTGATCTGGAGAATCCTAAAGAGCAGGAATTTATGCAGCGGGTTTATTAA
- a CDS encoding SIMPL domain-containing protein — MKNNLSPILFAVAIVIASIVLGNAVINRNRPQGTINVTGLGESNFTADLVVWEGNFSRESFDLQSAYADLEKDKKLVTDYLISKGIPAEKLIFNAVNTNPKYQQNYSNDGRYLGQTFDGYTLNQSLKIESSEVEKVEKISREITELLNQGIAFYSQSPRYYYTELESLKLEMIAKATEDARIRAERIAENSKGDLGNLISANMGIFQITGQNSGEDYSWGGTFNTADKNKTASITMKLSFEVD; from the coding sequence ATGAAGAACAATCTCTCCCCAATCCTTTTTGCAGTAGCAATCGTCATCGCATCTATTGTGCTGGGAAATGCAGTAATCAACCGAAATCGACCTCAGGGCACCATAAATGTCACGGGCTTGGGCGAAAGTAATTTCACGGCTGATCTGGTCGTGTGGGAAGGAAATTTCAGTAGAGAGAGCTTCGATTTGCAATCGGCCTATGCAGACCTGGAAAAAGACAAAAAACTGGTAACTGACTACCTGATTTCAAAGGGTATTCCTGCCGAGAAACTGATATTCAATGCAGTAAACACCAATCCAAAATATCAGCAAAACTATTCCAATGACGGCAGATACCTCGGACAGACATTTGATGGATATACACTAAATCAATCCCTAAAGATAGAATCTTCCGAAGTGGAAAAAGTAGAGAAAATCAGCCGTGAAATCACAGAATTGCTGAATCAGGGAATAGCCTTCTACTCCCAGTCACCCCGCTATTACTACACAGAACTAGAATCTCTCAAACTGGAAATGATCGCAAAGGCAACCGAGGATGCAAGAATCAGAGCCGAACGGATAGCCGAAAACTCCAAAGGAGATCTCGGCAACCTTATCTCAGCGAATATGGGAATCTTCCAGATCACGGGGCAAAACTCAGGGGAAGACTATTCTTGGGGCGGCACCTTTAATACCGCAGACAAGAACAAAACCGCTTCAATCACTATGAAGCTTAGTTTTGAGGTGGATTAG
- the rlmF gene encoding 23S rRNA (adenine(1618)-N(6))-methyltransferase RlmF — protein MSEKAIKTVLHPRNAHRERYDFPSLISSLPELGQFVSENAYGDLSIDFADPKAVKALNRALLKHFYQIDQWDIPAGYLCPPIPGRADYLHYLADLLKESNGGKMPNGEEIKVLDVGTGANCIYPILGNSIYHWSFVGSELDEEALGSAQENLYANPKFRGKVTLRLQENSKKILVGIIKSDDVFDLAICNPPFHESMAAAEAGSTRKVKNLKGKVGKKVTLNFGGKNNELWCEGGELAFIQKMISESKTFKFNCFWYTAIVSKEEHLRELILALKKARVADRKIIEMTQGNKKSRFIAWTFLNPEQQENWRKRRWT, from the coding sequence ATGAGCGAAAAGGCCATCAAAACAGTACTTCATCCCAGAAATGCCCATCGTGAGCGCTACGATTTCCCGAGCTTGATCAGTTCTCTGCCTGAACTGGGTCAGTTTGTTTCTGAAAATGCATACGGCGACCTCAGCATTGATTTTGCCGATCCGAAAGCTGTCAAGGCTCTCAACAGAGCATTGCTCAAGCATTTCTATCAGATTGATCAATGGGACATTCCTGCCGGATATCTCTGCCCACCGATTCCGGGAAGAGCAGATTACCTCCATTACCTGGCTGATTTGCTTAAGGAAAGCAATGGGGGAAAGATGCCGAATGGTGAGGAAATCAAGGTTTTGGATGTAGGAACGGGGGCAAACTGCATTTACCCCATACTGGGAAATTCGATTTACCACTGGTCCTTTGTAGGATCAGAACTAGACGAGGAAGCATTGGGTTCAGCCCAGGAAAACCTGTATGCAAACCCCAAATTCCGTGGAAAAGTCACCCTGAGGCTTCAGGAAAATTCCAAGAAAATTCTGGTAGGAATCATCAAGTCAGACGATGTCTTTGATCTAGCGATATGCAACCCTCCATTCCATGAATCTATGGCCGCCGCTGAGGCAGGAAGTACGAGAAAGGTAAAAAACCTCAAAGGTAAAGTAGGCAAGAAGGTTACTTTGAATTTTGGTGGAAAGAACAACGAACTCTGGTGTGAGGGTGGAGAACTCGCTTTCATTCAAAAGATGATCTCAGAAAGCAAAACTTTTAAATTCAATTGCTTTTGGTACACGGCCATAGTATCGAAGGAAGAGCATCTCAGGGAACTGATTTTAGCATTGAAAAAAGCCAGAGTCGCTGATCGGAAGATTATCGAGATGACTCAGGGAAATAAGAAAAGCAGATTTATCGCTTGGACTTTTCTGAATCCGGAACAGCAGGAGAATTGGAGAAAAAGAAGGTGGACGTAG